One segment of Nitrosopumilus sp. DNA contains the following:
- a CDS encoding multicopper oxidase domain-containing protein, whose product MDRTTVMFIGAISLGITLGVFFLNAEFPLQSFAQDTSVHHSPITRTFTVVAEDTTLEISPGIRVEAWTYNGTIPGPTLRATEGDRVIVNFINNGKLPHTMHFHGDHNEKNDGVFQEVLPGESYTYDFIAEPAGVFMYHCHVMPVSEHVRNGLYGVFIIDPKEGLEPAREYVLVKGEYDLEDQETWTPDYVFFNGYADQYWMNPLPANTNELVRLYYVDMGAIPAFGFHIHGTIFDTIVSGIWENEPIKTQTWEVGPGNAAIFEAKWKEPGRYLFHLHGVPEEKGTMAYFDVRDASASAVDGETIAKTKSVDMWNWQKELLTKLQLSDKTAKVTKTIASKSSHEEHTIVANLNTDESHIVETTICEVEEGSAVKSSNKSYYPKITQIQAGDSITWTNKDISVHTVTSNDDLFDSGMMMPGDTFEQTFEEIGLYEYYCMLHPWMTGTVKSV is encoded by the coding sequence GTGGACAGAACAACTGTTATGTTTATAGGAGCTATCTCACTTGGAATAACACTTGGGGTTTTTTTCTTAAATGCTGAGTTTCCTTTACAATCATTTGCTCAAGACACTTCTGTCCATCATTCCCCCATAACACGTACATTTACTGTAGTTGCTGAGGATACAACATTGGAGATTTCTCCAGGTATACGAGTTGAAGCTTGGACATATAACGGAACAATTCCGGGTCCTACATTACGTGCAACTGAAGGTGACAGAGTTATTGTCAATTTCATCAACAATGGAAAACTTCCTCATACTATGCATTTTCATGGTGATCATAATGAAAAAAATGATGGAGTGTTCCAAGAAGTTCTTCCAGGAGAATCATATACCTATGACTTTATTGCAGAACCAGCAGGTGTCTTCATGTATCATTGTCATGTCATGCCAGTCTCTGAACATGTTAGAAATGGCTTGTATGGTGTATTCATTATAGATCCTAAGGAAGGATTGGAGCCTGCACGAGAATACGTACTAGTCAAAGGAGAATATGATTTGGAAGATCAAGAGACATGGACTCCTGATTATGTTTTCTTTAATGGTTACGCTGATCAATATTGGATGAATCCCTTACCTGCCAATACTAACGAATTGGTAAGACTGTACTATGTTGACATGGGTGCAATTCCTGCGTTTGGGTTTCATATTCACGGAACAATCTTTGATACAATAGTATCAGGAATATGGGAAAATGAACCAATAAAAACTCAGACGTGGGAAGTTGGACCTGGTAATGCTGCAATATTTGAGGCAAAATGGAAAGAACCAGGAAGATATCTCTTCCATCTACATGGAGTTCCTGAAGAAAAGGGAACCATGGCATACTTTGACGTTAGGGATGCTTCTGCTTCTGCAGTAGATGGAGAAACTATTGCAAAGACTAAATCTGTTGATATGTGGAATTGGCAAAAAGAACTCCTTACAAAATTGCAACTATCTGACAAAACTGCAAAAGTAACAAAAACTATTGCAAGCAAATCCAGTCATGAAGAACACACTATAGTTGCAAATCTAAATACCGATGAGTCACATATAGTTGAGACCACCATTTGTGAAGTAGAAGAAGGCTCTGCAGTAAAGTCTTCAAACAAGTCATACTATCCAAAGATTACGCAGATTCAAGCTGGTGATAGTATTACATGGACTAACAAAGACATCTCAGTTCATACTGTTACCAGTAATGATGACTTATTTGATTCAGGAATGATGATGCCTGGAGATACATTTGAGCAGACATTTGAAGAAATAGGTTTGTATGAATACTATTGCATGCTTCATCCTTGGATGACTGGGACTGTAAAATCTGTGTGA
- a CDS encoding adenine phosphoribosyltransferase: MNLKDKIADFPNFPKKGILFRDFSPILKDPSSLSYIADEFTKYFHPKNIDIFAGIESRGFILATVLASRYNKGMVMIRKAGKLPGKTVKLSYTIEYGKDTIEIQKGIIKEGQRILICDDLLATGGTAKASAKLIEKIGGKIAGFAFIIELTELGGIKGISNYDCKSLVKY; encoded by the coding sequence ATGAATCTAAAAGACAAGATTGCTGATTTTCCAAATTTTCCTAAAAAAGGAATTTTATTTAGGGATTTTAGTCCCATATTGAAGGATCCTTCATCATTATCATATATTGCAGATGAGTTTACAAAATATTTTCATCCAAAGAATATAGACATATTTGCTGGAATTGAATCAAGAGGATTCATTCTTGCTACTGTTTTAGCCTCCAGATATAACAAAGGAATGGTAATGATTAGAAAAGCTGGAAAATTACCTGGAAAAACTGTAAAATTATCATATACTATAGAGTATGGCAAGGATACAATAGAGATTCAAAAAGGCATTATCAAAGAAGGTCAAAGAATCCTCATCTGCGATGATCTACTTGCAACAGGAGGCACTGCAAAGGCATCTGCAAAATTAATTGAGAAGATTGGAGGAAAAATTGCAGGTTTTGCATTCATTATAGAATTGACAGAACTTGGTGGAATAAAGGGAATTAGTAATTATGATTGTAAATCATTGGTGAAATATTAA
- a CDS encoding AAA family ATPase, with protein MRLRKFRVRAYRCIHDSGEITVGDLAAFVGRNESGKTTILQALTLLNRDETVSELDLCDEMSEELKEEIRLAEGEFELNQHEIGLIKEKFPNLPEIKKIKLIRTNRNSKVQYEFEDIKLSDNSNEGINSWENFSKEILEFLSTIPNHLRIQIDTKFFEGPVPKNQEAFDSGMAEFSNQFHVIAIQEPKVIEEWEKIYEKPENQYPNLLSGESEKTALQNFIWSDLHPRFVYFSDYKKIYGNINLNEYLREERGERADSIEYIEEFDKAETVRNLFYLAELDMKELDQVKESPSKCIKLLNAASNRLTSKLNPAWKGDPIHVDLRYNPGNIMSVVISDVHKDGTITNTGLLNRRAEGFKWTFSFIVNFAAETQRAELKEAILLLDEPARNLHPTQQMGISDLLKNLAGSNQVLYATHSPFMIFDYTPGNLLVVELDKRKHLSRIFYDYWNADDKTLTPILYGLSRGQVESIVDREIGTNSRPVIIVETMSDAMYLNAFDKFLQDPNISMNPLNVVAAYNKNSVLPLAIFYRNHGYKTFILLDNSDESKQISAQLASNEFSSIQTIFFEREGKKLESIEDYIVLEDYLYPVNQTYEIKLRREGFSNLTPLEVSSKEGKGILEKLKKIWQEHRDDDWGQFNNEEITRYICEKIALEETNFLSDKTKDQFRSLYRLIAERIRQYQNVVTKPDFDKFQRARA; from the coding sequence ATGCGACTTAGAAAATTCAGAGTTAGAGCATATCGTTGCATTCATGATTCTGGAGAAATAACGGTAGGTGATTTAGCTGCTTTTGTAGGCAGAAATGAGAGTGGAAAAACAACCATTCTTCAAGCATTAACTCTTTTGAATAGAGATGAAACTGTTTCAGAATTAGATCTATGTGATGAAATGAGTGAAGAGCTCAAAGAAGAGATCAGGTTAGCAGAGGGAGAATTTGAATTAAATCAACATGAAATTGGACTGATTAAAGAAAAATTTCCCAATTTACCTGAAATTAAAAAAATCAAATTAATTAGAACAAATAGAAATTCAAAAGTTCAATACGAATTTGAAGACATCAAACTCAGTGATAATTCAAATGAAGGAATTAATTCCTGGGAGAATTTTTCTAAAGAAATTTTAGAGTTTTTGAGTACAATTCCAAATCATCTAAGAATACAAATCGATACCAAATTTTTTGAAGGACCAGTGCCAAAAAATCAAGAAGCATTTGATAGCGGCATGGCTGAATTTAGTAATCAATTCCATGTTATTGCAATTCAAGAGCCAAAAGTGATTGAGGAATGGGAAAAAATCTACGAAAAACCAGAAAACCAATATCCAAATCTTCTAAGCGGTGAGAGTGAAAAAACAGCACTGCAGAATTTTATTTGGTCAGATTTGCATCCAAGATTTGTGTATTTTTCTGATTACAAAAAAATCTATGGAAATATCAACCTCAATGAATATCTCAGAGAAGAAAGAGGTGAAAGAGCAGACTCTATAGAGTATATTGAAGAATTTGACAAGGCTGAAACTGTAAGGAATCTATTTTATTTAGCAGAGTTAGATATGAAAGAATTAGATCAAGTAAAAGAAAGCCCATCAAAGTGTATTAAACTTCTAAATGCTGCAAGTAATAGATTAACAAGTAAATTAAATCCCGCATGGAAAGGAGACCCAATACATGTAGACCTAAGATACAATCCTGGAAATATTATGAGTGTTGTAATTTCAGATGTTCACAAGGATGGAACCATAACAAATACTGGATTGTTAAATAGAAGAGCTGAAGGTTTCAAGTGGACATTCTCTTTTATTGTAAACTTTGCAGCTGAAACTCAAAGAGCAGAACTAAAAGAAGCTATATTGCTACTTGATGAACCCGCAAGAAATCTTCATCCAACACAACAGATGGGAATTTCAGATTTGTTGAAAAATTTAGCAGGTTCAAACCAAGTATTGTATGCAACTCACTCACCATTTATGATATTTGATTACACACCTGGAAATTTACTAGTTGTAGAATTAGATAAGAGAAAACATCTGAGTAGAATATTTTATGATTATTGGAATGCAGATGATAAAACACTTACACCAATTTTGTATGGATTATCAAGAGGACAAGTTGAATCGATTGTAGACAGAGAGATTGGAACAAATTCACGACCAGTAATAATAGTAGAGACAATGTCAGATGCAATGTATCTTAATGCTTTTGATAAATTCCTACAAGATCCCAATATTTCTATGAATCCGTTAAATGTTGTGGCAGCATATAACAAAAATTCTGTTCTACCATTGGCCATATTTTATAGAAACCATGGCTACAAGACATTCATCTTATTAGATAATTCTGATGAATCCAAGCAAATCTCAGCACAATTAGCATCAAATGAGTTTTCATCAATTCAAACTATTTTCTTTGAAAGAGAAGGAAAGAAATTAGAATCAATTGAGGATTATATTGTTTTAGAAGATTATCTTTATCCTGTAAATCAAACATATGAAATCAAATTAAGACGTGAAGGATTTTCAAATTTGACTCCGTTAGAAGTTTCTTCAAAAGAAGGAAAAGGTATTTTGGAGAAATTAAAGAAGATATGGCAAGAACACCGAGATGATGATTGGGGACAATTTAACAATGAAGAGATCACTAGGTATATTTGTGAAAAAATTGCATTAGAGGAAACAAATTTTCTATCAGATAAAACTAAAGACCAATTTAGATCATTGTATAGATTAATTGCTGAGAGAATTAGACAGTATCAAAATGTGGTTACCAAACCTGATTTTGATAAATTTCAAAGGGCACGGGCTTAA
- a CDS encoding CAAX protease codes for MIPEIHDLNPRSWLKPFQKTNVFYLFKMGLFYHGLSLILMYLGSFFATSVISDYEIPSFPVSISLALSSGLLEESVFFGIPYYLTGNPLILLGTGVVWSVTHLFSSGVFSFETLAYGGFLLTIPHIFFSVRTWISKKGWFAILFHSIWNFSFLMFYCMLGLRQCSVINDVNDVLNIIMAISIGIILYLAYQNKKNKINPFLYLVPTTLIIIAILFSFSNEIIF; via the coding sequence ATGATTCCAGAAATTCATGATCTTAATCCCCGATCATGGCTAAAACCATTCCAAAAAACAAATGTGTTTTATCTCTTCAAAATGGGTCTATTCTATCATGGATTAAGCCTGATTCTGATGTATTTGGGCTCTTTTTTTGCAACTAGTGTAATTTCAGATTATGAAATACCTTCATTTCCAGTCTCAATCTCACTTGCACTAAGCTCGGGATTGCTGGAGGAATCTGTATTCTTTGGCATTCCGTATTATTTGACTGGAAATCCACTGATCCTTTTGGGAACTGGAGTTGTTTGGTCTGTTACTCATCTTTTTAGCTCAGGTGTTTTCTCATTTGAAACTCTTGCATATGGGGGATTTTTACTAACCATTCCTCATATTTTTTTTAGTGTACGTACATGGATTAGCAAAAAAGGATGGTTTGCAATTTTGTTTCATTCCATATGGAATTTTTCATTTTTGATGTTTTATTGTATGTTGGGATTGCGTCAGTGTAGTGTGATTAATGATGTAAATGATGTTCTAAATATAATCATGGCAATTTCTATAGGCATTATATTATATCTGGCATATCAAAACAAGAAAAATAAAATCAATCCATTTTTGTATCTTGTGCCAACAACACTGATTATTATTGCAATACTTTTTTCATTTTCAAATGAGATTATTTTTTAA
- a CDS encoding biofilm-associated protein, which produces MNKSSTRGIFLSTALVFSILLITNLPNSFAQEVSVKSIALEETTVIELTNDSTKDISSFRIWLGSDFSFKSFKTEKGWVGEKTPQGVIIFTSSETIKPGESVKFGVKTDKAKPGINWKALDKDDKQLDTGKVLADDLPKVTKNSQPKQNQPTDNITGSISEDSTFRIIPEKPNVGSTIRVTGEKFGASEEFDFYINSKKIGSFQTDSNGHFMTTMKIPENENADRVDFKIQNKVGEEKKISLRIGEVDNRIPVDDVKLTVQGVPNVIKRGDELNIFGTGNPGSAIKADIYSPEGVVINSRTSAIDSKGNWKLPEPIMVPLDSMLGEYKSTISDGRQTIDIKWKVEPRRVIIINPIDLQFELGDVMKFNGTAIPNVPMEIRLEDPIGNEVYSDIIQIDETGLVEFEYQTTMNSPKGTYTLIAAQEKNKELIFAGLGQLAVIPVNLEFDKLNYKATETAIITFSGQPSDVVSLLIVDPGDKPKESDITIQLLPDGRGKYSLPLTGYASGVYTAVVQKGSAQSSETFTVGLQIGSGEIEINTTKVDYNPGDSILVLGETGPNIILTLTLIDPEGNEIKIRETYSDKTGKISEDSFRIPSDAEPGVWTIKAKSGANFDITKINVLGVVKEGIVVVVTDAGKLDGVNEFINIHIFGAKQTVRITILSDSGEQIEKLEFPASKSGELNLPWKIPKDIVPGTYTLKVSDAVNEAETTFEI; this is translated from the coding sequence ATGAATAAATCCTCTACGAGAGGAATTTTCCTTTCAACTGCATTAGTATTTTCTATTTTACTAATTACAAATTTACCAAATTCATTTGCCCAGGAAGTTAGTGTAAAAAGTATTGCATTAGAAGAGACAACAGTTATTGAATTAACTAATGATTCAACTAAAGACATTAGCTCTTTTAGAATTTGGTTAGGAAGTGACTTTAGTTTTAAATCTTTTAAAACTGAAAAAGGATGGGTTGGTGAGAAAACACCTCAAGGTGTTATAATATTTACATCATCTGAAACAATCAAACCTGGAGAATCAGTCAAATTTGGAGTAAAAACAGACAAAGCTAAACCTGGAATTAACTGGAAGGCCCTAGATAAAGACGACAAACAATTAGATACAGGGAAAGTGTTAGCGGACGATTTACCAAAGGTTACTAAAAATTCCCAACCAAAACAAAATCAGCCTACAGATAACATAACTGGGAGTATCTCAGAAGATTCAACATTTAGAATAATTCCAGAAAAACCAAATGTAGGTTCAACCATCAGAGTTACAGGAGAAAAATTCGGAGCTTCTGAAGAATTTGATTTTTACATTAATTCAAAAAAGATAGGCAGTTTTCAAACAGACAGTAATGGTCATTTTATGACTACTATGAAAATTCCTGAAAATGAAAATGCAGATAGAGTAGATTTTAAAATACAAAATAAAGTAGGTGAAGAAAAAAAAATCAGTCTTAGAATTGGTGAAGTAGATAACAGAATACCAGTTGATGATGTTAAACTTACAGTTCAAGGAGTTCCTAATGTAATTAAGAGAGGAGATGAATTGAATATTTTCGGCACTGGAAACCCAGGAAGTGCAATCAAGGCCGATATTTATTCGCCAGAAGGAGTGGTAATCAATTCACGTACTTCAGCAATTGATTCCAAGGGGAATTGGAAGTTACCTGAGCCAATCATGGTCCCATTAGATTCGATGTTAGGAGAGTACAAATCTACTATTTCAGATGGTAGACAAACTATTGATATCAAATGGAAAGTAGAGCCACGAAGAGTGATCATTATCAATCCCATAGATTTACAATTTGAACTTGGAGACGTTATGAAATTTAACGGAACTGCAATTCCAAATGTACCAATGGAGATAAGATTAGAAGATCCTATTGGAAATGAAGTGTATTCAGATATTATTCAAATTGATGAAACAGGTCTTGTGGAGTTTGAATATCAAACTACAATGAATTCTCCAAAAGGAACATACACATTAATTGCTGCACAAGAAAAAAATAAAGAATTAATTTTTGCAGGACTTGGACAATTAGCGGTAATTCCAGTCAATTTAGAATTTGATAAATTAAATTACAAAGCAACCGAGACAGCAATAATTACGTTTTCTGGTCAGCCCTCAGATGTTGTAAGTCTTTTAATTGTTGATCCTGGGGACAAGCCTAAAGAGTCAGATATCACAATTCAGCTTTTGCCTGATGGACGAGGAAAATATTCTCTTCCATTAACAGGTTATGCATCTGGTGTTTATACTGCAGTTGTACAAAAGGGAAGTGCACAAAGTTCAGAAACATTCACAGTAGGTCTACAAATAGGCTCTGGAGAAATCGAGATCAATACTACAAAAGTAGATTACAATCCAGGAGATTCGATATTAGTCTTAGGCGAAACTGGACCTAACATAATTCTAACTTTAACATTAATTGATCCTGAAGGAAATGAAATAAAAATTAGAGAAACATATTCAGATAAAACTGGAAAGATTTCTGAAGATTCTTTTAGAATTCCATCTGATGCAGAACCAGGAGTTTGGACAATAAAGGCAAAAAGTGGCGCAAACTTTGACATTACAAAAATAAATGTTCTGGGAGTAGTCAAAGAAGGAATAGTAGTTGTGGTTACTGATGCTGGAAAGTTAGACGGAGTAAATGAATTTATCAATATACATATTTTCGGTGCAAAACAGACAGTAAGAATTACAATTTTATCAGATAGCGGAGAGCAGATAGAAAAATTAGAATTCCCTGCATCAAAATCAGGCGAGTTAAATCTACCATGGAAGATTCCAAAAGACATAGTACCAGGAACATATACACTAAAGGTATCTGATGCAGTTAACGAAGCAGAAACAACTTTTGAAATTTAG
- a CDS encoding helix-turn-helix domain-containing protein → MTDISTAASTSMDIFRAVVEHGPLTLYSANTKTRMSIGTIHRHFKQLEKLGKIRVYDTNKKGRKKIEYGPTIYGMVSFYKQDKEFAEKIENYYLLWIENKEFQKELESEGFDVSINNLKKSKHVFRKYMDYFSAVEEQIEKIKNGDDIISRNLQIIFSSMMLSSNPHYEKLWKELYAELPGMQKSLEDHMNTMIKSYREFKKSLKK, encoded by the coding sequence ATGACGGATATATCCACAGCCGCAAGCACTTCAATGGATATATTCAGAGCTGTAGTTGAGCACGGGCCGCTTACACTGTATTCTGCAAATACAAAGACACGAATGTCAATAGGTACAATTCACAGACACTTCAAGCAGTTAGAAAAATTAGGAAAAATTCGGGTTTATGATACAAACAAAAAAGGTAGAAAGAAGATAGAATATGGTCCTACAATTTACGGGATGGTTAGCTTTTACAAACAAGACAAAGAATTTGCAGAAAAGATTGAAAACTATTATCTATTATGGATTGAAAATAAGGAATTCCAAAAAGAGTTAGAATCAGAAGGATTTGATGTATCAATTAATAATTTAAAAAAATCAAAACATGTCTTTAGAAAATATATGGATTATTTTAGTGCTGTAGAAGAGCAGATTGAAAAAATAAAAAACGGTGATGATATCATTTCACGAAATCTTCAAATTATTTTTAGCTCAATGATGCTATCATCTAATCCACATTATGAAAAACTTTGGAAGGAATTGTATGCAGAACTTCCAGGAATGCAAAAAAGCTTGGAGGATCATATGAATACAATGATAAAATCATATAGAGAGTTTAAAAAATCTCTTAAAAAATAA
- a CDS encoding DUF4362 domain-containing protein, producing MKTRSLIIIGIIIAIAISMIPIFLVYNQEIKLIIGMQTDAEPSDGFPGQIPEREYYEIEITGLKDIYLMGEQYDFSYIISGYGYPCGSKKVSFPDEHGEITKIISSSSCIAGVPMEEFVFDIKKELGTTFGHITLQNPGTYTVTVTFDRPSQYFPTTVSKEFRVPPINSWYYNQMSDTDLQTVLDSCTNDSPKERMANSLRYSNGTHVFMNLGCEWKKIGKYVGNIEFETDVKNCNGVDGREELECFANSFESCNPAMINYVIYTIEGDPRYLSAVVNGNEECSIDITFDNTQDRFSHPNDRIITKDRCSSIEFTKHTMNIGNCDNFDYQLNYESPDWASHEKCKSIGGEWDYKFHNCIDFNEPTEASCENSGGTISCMSDGQKGHGRDVCVAICEFEVVDTK from the coding sequence ATGAAAACTAGATCACTAATAATCATTGGAATAATTATTGCTATTGCAATTTCTATGATTCCCATCTTCCTTGTGTATAATCAGGAAATCAAACTGATTATTGGAATGCAAACAGACGCAGAACCTTCTGATGGTTTTCCTGGTCAAATTCCTGAACGAGAATATTATGAAATTGAGATTACTGGACTCAAAGACATCTATCTTATGGGAGAACAGTACGATTTTTCATATATTATTTCAGGATATGGATATCCTTGCGGAAGCAAAAAAGTAAGTTTTCCTGATGAACATGGCGAGATCACAAAAATAATTTCGAGTTCGTCATGTATTGCAGGTGTGCCGATGGAAGAATTTGTTTTTGACATTAAAAAAGAACTAGGTACCACATTTGGTCATATCACATTACAAAATCCTGGAACATACACCGTTACTGTTACTTTTGATAGACCAAGTCAGTATTTTCCAACAACAGTTAGCAAAGAATTCCGTGTACCTCCAATAAATTCTTGGTATTATAACCAAATGAGTGATACTGATCTTCAAACAGTACTAGATAGTTGTACAAATGATTCTCCAAAAGAAAGAATGGCAAACTCATTAAGATATTCAAATGGAACTCATGTTTTTATGAATCTTGGATGTGAATGGAAAAAAATTGGAAAATATGTGGGCAATATAGAATTTGAAACTGATGTCAAAAATTGTAATGGAGTTGATGGAAGAGAAGAACTAGAGTGCTTTGCCAATTCTTTTGAATCTTGTAATCCTGCAATGATCAATTATGTCATTTACACAATAGAAGGCGATCCTAGATATCTAAGTGCAGTTGTGAATGGAAATGAGGAATGTTCCATTGATATAACATTTGATAATACCCAAGACAGATTCAGTCATCCTAATGATAGAATCATCACTAAAGATAGGTGCTCTAGCATAGAGTTCACCAAACATACTATGAATATTGGCAATTGTGATAACTTTGATTATCAACTAAACTATGAATCCCCTGATTGGGCATCTCACGAAAAATGCAAGTCAATTGGTGGTGAATGGGATTACAAATTCCATAATTGTATAGATTTTAACGAACCGACTGAGGCTTCATGTGAAAACTCAGGCGGAACTATATCCTGTATGTCTGATGGACAAAAAGGACATGGACGTGATGTGTGTGTTGCAATTTGTGAATTTGAGGTAGTTGATACAAAATGA
- a CDS encoding S-methyl-5'-thioadenosine phosphorylase — MEKDVEIGIFGGTGIYDSGLLENPQEVDIDTPYGKPSDTITVGIFKGRKIAFLPRHGKKHSIPPHMINFKANIWAFKELGVTRIIAPSAVGSLKEELEPGHFVLPSQFIDFTKSREGSFSENGRVIHISVADPFCPELQSSILQVTNNLELKMHKDCTYVCIEGPRFSTKAESKFYRTTGADIIGMTLVPECQLAREAQICYASISTVTDYDVWAEKPVTAKEVLETLSKNVEMTKKILTELIDKIPKTRSCSCAKALEEAEF, encoded by the coding sequence ATGGAAAAAGATGTAGAAATTGGGATTTTTGGAGGAACTGGAATTTATGATTCAGGATTACTTGAGAATCCTCAAGAAGTTGATATTGACACACCATATGGAAAACCATCAGATACAATCACGGTTGGTATTTTTAAAGGAAGAAAAATTGCATTTCTTCCAAGACATGGAAAAAAACATTCAATTCCACCACATATGATTAACTTTAAAGCAAATATTTGGGCATTTAAGGAATTAGGAGTAACAAGAATAATTGCACCATCAGCTGTTGGGAGTCTCAAAGAAGAACTAGAACCAGGACATTTTGTTTTACCATCACAGTTTATTGATTTTACAAAATCAAGGGAAGGTTCATTTTCTGAAAATGGAAGAGTAATTCATATTTCTGTAGCAGATCCATTTTGTCCTGAATTACAATCATCAATTCTTCAAGTTACAAATAATCTTGAATTAAAAATGCATAAAGATTGCACATATGTCTGCATTGAAGGACCAAGATTTTCAACTAAAGCAGAATCAAAATTCTATAGAACAACAGGAGCAGATATTATTGGAATGACTTTAGTTCCCGAATGCCAACTTGCAAGAGAAGCCCAAATATGTTATGCGTCAATTTCCACGGTAACTGATTATGATGTTTGGGCCGAAAAACCTGTTACTGCAAAGGAAGTACTTGAAACGCTTTCAAAAAATGTTGAAATGACAAAAAAAATCCTGACTGAATTAATTGATAAAATTCCAAAGACTAGAAGTTGTTCATGTGCAAAAGCATTAGAAGAAGCTGAATTTTAG
- a CDS encoding winged helix-turn-helix domain-containing protein, with translation MNDETLDTVNAVNVFSIDDDKLKVLAKIISNDSSIEILNLLFHSEMTANEIAQQTGMSLQLVKYYLDKMQHIDLIKISKTEKNSKARDMNYYKASKLAIIITPSKITEKTKQSKLLVRSFNSISKFFGMGLVSTITALSLVMVSAESRLLDPIKNWYSEFALPVKISGTGLVNTIDESLYMAKTKVDSVVSNPAAGSGTPYLDPYSSILDFTGADFTITMIALAGIGAAISFVVFNRVIGTFQKNISEDSFENISNA, from the coding sequence ATGAATGATGAAACTTTAGATACAGTCAATGCTGTAAATGTTTTCTCAATTGATGATGATAAGCTAAAAGTTCTTGCAAAGATTATCTCTAATGATTCAAGTATTGAAATTTTGAATTTATTGTTTCACAGTGAGATGACTGCAAATGAAATTGCTCAACAAACTGGCATGTCACTACAACTTGTAAAATACTATTTGGATAAAATGCAACATATTGATTTAATCAAAATTTCAAAAACTGAAAAAAATTCCAAAGCACGAGACATGAACTATTACAAAGCATCAAAACTTGCGATAATAATTACTCCTTCCAAGATTACTGAAAAAACAAAGCAAAGCAAACTTCTTGTACGCTCCTTTAATTCAATTTCAAAATTCTTTGGAATGGGACTAGTTTCAACAATAACTGCCTTATCATTGGTAATGGTTTCAGCTGAAAGCCGTCTTCTTGATCCAATTAAGAATTGGTATTCTGAATTTGCTTTACCTGTAAAAATTTCTGGAACCGGACTAGTCAATACAATAGATGAGTCATTGTATATGGCAAAAACTAAAGTCGATTCAGTAGTTTCAAATCCTGCTGCAGGTTCTGGAACTCCTTATCTTGATCCATACTCTAGTATTCTTGATTTCACAGGAGCTGATTTCACCATTACAATGATTGCTCTTGCAGGAATTGGTGCTGCAATTTCATTTGTTGTTTTTAACAGAGTCATTGGTACATTTCAGAAAAATATCTCTGAAGATTCATTTGAAAATATATCCAATGCTTAA